In Aquimarina sp. TRL1, a single window of DNA contains:
- a CDS encoding TonB-dependent receptor, producing the protein MKKVLFAFLVLCSTPFIYAQETGSIEGLITNENNEPIPFATIQLKEAGVGAEANVSGVFSINNVPASEYTIIVSSIGYKTARQAISVTANTVTNITITLSEDALLDEVEVFGDRYKRAEKIEALTRLPLAPNEQLQSISVLSHKLIEQQGALTISDVTKNVAGVYTFATYGNTKESMSLRGFRGIPILKNGVRINSDFRGVGVLTDMAGVDNIQILKGISAISQGLGTDLGSAGGVINIATKTPKFHEGGEISFRTGSFGRVRPAFDFYGPLNEKQNIAFRINGSYDRADSYRTRVNSERLYINPSLAWKPDDKTTIIVEMDYLTDGRTPDQGTINLGGYDTNNIYKLPNDQFVGFASDRQNTKNTTYAIRFDRKLTDKIDLKAGYFSSELDLYTESSYLTTGTRQQLPALDSNQRYRTYYADERADNNSVLQIDVVGKNIKTGFLSHTFQVGVDHRTSEFNSTPYNVTYPGDRSYVDIIDVFTKIPNELPQGVLVAANPDRGSGSQFKSYGFVIQDKVGVTDWLDVFLGLRYTSMERTRGNFIGRQLSGSKTDDALNPLVGFNVKPTENITVFGSYASSSDPRTSFYTDNNGEELGTERWDQFESGIKSTWLEEALRFNVTLFLAQNKNLNLQVVDDAGNGLGYYQQGGEDVRQGVEVELIGRVLPNLQLIAGYSYLDAKYKDHQAYYFNSRPLNTPEHTANAWARYSFENKLEGLSLGVGAYYLGERPHNVWSRSYTHAGVEPGVKPFDLEAYTTVNIQASYRINEHFNIDFLVDNIFNETGFNAYRTAFINRINPATISTILTYRF; encoded by the coding sequence ATGAAAAAAGTACTATTTGCATTTCTTGTTTTATGCAGTACCCCCTTTATTTATGCCCAAGAGACAGGAAGTATCGAAGGGTTAATTACTAACGAGAACAACGAACCCATTCCCTTTGCCACTATACAGCTAAAAGAAGCTGGTGTTGGAGCAGAAGCTAATGTATCCGGAGTTTTTTCTATAAACAATGTTCCGGCTTCTGAATATACTATTATAGTAAGTTCTATTGGCTATAAAACCGCACGACAAGCAATTTCTGTAACAGCGAATACTGTAACAAACATCACCATTACATTATCAGAAGACGCCTTGTTAGACGAAGTAGAAGTCTTTGGCGATCGCTATAAAAGAGCAGAAAAAATAGAAGCACTAACAAGATTACCATTGGCTCCTAATGAACAACTACAAAGTATATCTGTACTTTCTCACAAACTTATCGAACAACAAGGAGCATTAACCATAAGCGATGTAACAAAAAACGTAGCCGGGGTATACACTTTTGCCACCTATGGAAATACTAAAGAAAGTATGTCACTAAGAGGTTTTAGAGGAATTCCTATTCTAAAAAACGGGGTTAGAATCAATTCTGACTTCAGAGGAGTGGGAGTCTTAACAGATATGGCTGGAGTTGACAACATCCAAATTTTGAAAGGAATTTCTGCAATTAGTCAAGGACTAGGAACCGACCTCGGATCTGCTGGAGGGGTAATTAATATTGCTACAAAAACTCCTAAATTCCACGAAGGAGGAGAAATCAGTTTTAGAACAGGAAGTTTTGGCAGAGTCCGACCAGCTTTTGACTTCTATGGCCCCCTAAATGAAAAACAAAACATTGCTTTTAGAATCAATGGGTCCTATGACAGAGCAGATAGCTACAGAACACGGGTTAACTCTGAACGCTTATACATCAATCCATCTCTGGCATGGAAACCAGATGACAAAACAACCATAATTGTAGAAATGGATTATCTGACAGATGGAAGAACTCCTGATCAGGGAACAATCAACTTAGGAGGTTACGACACCAATAACATCTACAAATTACCTAACGACCAATTTGTAGGATTTGCTTCAGACAGGCAAAACACAAAAAACACAACTTACGCAATCCGTTTTGACAGAAAACTGACTGATAAAATTGATTTGAAAGCAGGTTATTTTTCCTCGGAACTGGATCTTTACACAGAAAGCTCATACCTTACAACAGGTACCAGACAACAATTACCTGCCCTGGATTCTAATCAACGATATAGAACGTATTATGCTGATGAAAGAGCCGATAACAATAGCGTACTTCAAATTGATGTAGTCGGAAAAAATATTAAAACCGGATTCTTATCACATACTTTCCAGGTTGGTGTAGACCACAGAACTTCCGAGTTCAACAGCACTCCATATAATGTAACATACCCGGGAGACAGGTCTTATGTAGATATCATTGATGTTTTTACAAAAATCCCAAATGAGTTACCACAAGGGGTTCTTGTTGCTGCTAATCCCGACAGAGGCTCTGGATCTCAGTTTAAATCATATGGTTTTGTCATTCAAGATAAAGTAGGAGTAACTGATTGGTTAGACGTATTTTTAGGATTGCGATATACATCCATGGAACGAACCCGGGGTAACTTTATCGGACGCCAGTTAAGTGGCTCCAAAACAGATGACGCACTAAACCCATTAGTTGGTTTTAATGTAAAACCAACAGAAAACATCACAGTATTTGGTTCTTATGCCAGCAGCTCTGACCCAAGAACCTCATTCTACACAGATAATAATGGAGAAGAATTAGGTACCGAACGTTGGGATCAATTCGAATCAGGAATCAAATCTACATGGTTGGAAGAAGCTTTGCGATTTAATGTTACCCTATTCCTAGCACAAAACAAAAACCTAAACTTACAGGTTGTTGACGATGCAGGTAATGGATTAGGATACTATCAGCAAGGAGGAGAAGATGTAAGACAAGGAGTAGAAGTAGAACTAATAGGTCGTGTACTTCCCAACCTACAACTTATCGCCGGATATTCATATCTAGATGCCAAATACAAAGATCACCAGGCATATTACTTTAACTCCAGACCATTAAACACCCCTGAACATACTGCTAATGCATGGGCACGTTATAGTTTTGAAAATAAACTTGAAGGATTATCATTAGGAGTCGGAGCATACTACTTAGGAGAACGCCCTCATAATGTATGGTCTCGAAGCTATACTCATGCCGGAGTTGAACCTGGAGTAAAACCGTTTGACTTAGAAGCATACACAACCGTTAACATACAAGCTTCTTACAGGATCAATGAACATTTTAACATCGACTTCTTAGTTGACAATATTTTTAATGAAACCGGATTTAACGCTTACAGAACCGCTTTTATCAACCGAATCAACCCAGCTACTATAAGCACAATTTTAACATACAGATTCTAA